From Dasypus novemcinctus isolate mDasNov1 chromosome 11, mDasNov1.1.hap2, whole genome shotgun sequence, one genomic window encodes:
- the C11H6orf141 gene encoding uncharacterized protein C6orf141 homolog: protein MKDPSARMQSPGSCGAAGSHSWSGRAWAFQPELGRRASLPPGAPNAVTAGASGSPGSTPANGSAARGPGPRAAEKQECEPWVREKVLFLLHPERWLGTQRGPAQEAVASGEDLPQAGGDGSERDGPSLSPRETRAFGSRVDALCPPSARDPAAPPKSVLVRVVDYRVTQEVQETAWTKGLMTTKTEERSITAVTFRTIQE, encoded by the coding sequence ATGAAAGACCCCTCTGCCAGGATGCAGAGTCCCGGGTCGTGTGGAGCGGCAGGTTCCCACAGCTGGTCGGGGCGCGCCTGGGCCTTTCAGCCGGAGCTGGGGCGCCGGGCTTCCCTGCCCCCGGGCGCCCCGAATGCCGTGACCGCGGGGGCGAGCGGAAGCCCGGGAAGCACCCCGGCAAACGGGTCGGCTGCGCGGGGCCCGGGGCCGCGGGCTGCAGAGAAGCAGGAATGTGAGCCCTGGGTCCGAGAGAAAGTGCTCTTTCTTCTGCACCCGGAAAGGTGGCTGGGGACTCAAAGGGGCCCTGCCCAGGAAGCGGTGGCCAGTGGGGAGGACCTTCCCCAGGCGGGCGGAGACGGCAGCGAACGAGACGGCCCTTCCCTCTCACCACGAGAAACGCGGGCTTTCGGCAGCCGTGTAGACGCTCTCTGCCCACCTTCGGCCCGGGACCCCGCGGCCCCACCCAAATCCGTACTCGTGCGGGTCGTGGATTATCGGGTGACACAGGAGGTGCAGGAGACCGCGTGGACAAAGGGTCTCATGACCACAAAGACCGAGGAGCGATCCATTACCGCGGTCACTTTCCGCACGATCCAGGAGTGA
- the LOC101420759 gene encoding cytochrome P450 2K6-like, translating to MAKASKQRSPPGPRPLPVIGNLHILNLKRPYQTMLELSQKYGSIYSIQMGPRKVVVLSGFETVKDALVNHGDQFGERSQVPIFERLFEGKGIVFSHGETWKIMRRFSLTTLRDFGMGKRVIEDTIIEECQHLIQILESHRGKPIEIKTVMSASVANVIVSVLFGKRFDYQDIQFLRLLTLISENVKLLGSPRIALFNMFPVLGFLLKNHKTVLKNRDELFSFIRMTFLDHHHKFDKNDPRSFIDAFLIKQQEEKDKSTDYFSDENLVALVSNLFVAGTETTASTLRWGILLMMRYPEIQKKVCDEITKVVGLAQPRIAHRTQMPYTDAVIHEVQRFANILPTSLPHATTSNIVFKNYYIPKGTEVITLLTSVLRDQTQWERPDAFNPEHFLDSQGKFIKRDAFMPFSLGRRMCAGESLAKMELFLFFTSLMQKFTFRPPSGVSHLDLDLTPDIGFTTRPMPHTICALPRA from the exons ATGGCTAAAGCGTCCAAGCAACGTTCTCCTCCAGGACCCAGACCTTTGCCAGTTATTGGAAATCTGCATATCCTCAATCTGAAGAGGCCGTATCAAACCATGCTGGAg CTCTCTCAGAAATATGGCTCCATATACAGCATTCAGATGGGGCCAAGGAAGGTAGTGGTGCTCTCTGGCTTCGAGACAGTGAAAGATGCCCTGGTTAATCATGGTGACCAATTTGGGGAACGCTCTCAGGTGCCTATATTTGAAAGGCTTTTTGAAGGAAAAG GAATTGTCTTTTCTCATGGGGAAACCTGGAAAATTATGAGAAGATTTAGCTTGACCACCTTACGGGACTTTGGAATGGGTAAGAGGGTTATAGAAGACACAATCATAGAGGAATGCCAGCATCTTATACAGATCTTGGAATCCCATAGAG GAAAGCCCattgaaataaaaacagtaatGAGTGCCTCCGTTGCAAATGTCATTGTGTCAGTGTTGTTTGGAAAACGGTTCGACTACCAAGACATCCAATTCCTGAGATTGTTAACCTTGATTAGTGAAAATGTGAAACTCCTTGGAAGTCCTAGAATTGCG ttattcaatatgtttccagttttggggtTCCTCCTAAAAAATCATAAGACAGTACTCAAGAACAGAgatgaattattttcttttataaggaTGACTTTCCTAGATCACCATCATAAATTTGACAAAAATGATCCAAGAAGTTTTATTGATGCCTTTTTGATCAAACAGCAGGAG gagaAAGATAAATCTACTGACTATTTCAGTGATGAAAATTTGGTGGCACTTGTTAGTAATCTGTTTGTGGCTGGTACAGAGACCACAGCCTCCACCTTGCGCTGGGGGATTCTGCTCATGATGCGATACCCTGAGATCCAGA AAAAGGTCTGTGATGAGATCACCAAAGTTGTAGGATTAGCCCAGCCTCGAATTGCACACCGAACTCAAATGCCATACACTGATGCTGTCATTCATGAAGTACAGAGATTTGCAAACATCTTGCCCACAAGCTTACCTCATGCAACGActtcaaatattgtttttaaaaattactacatTCCAAAG gGCACTGAGGTCATCACCTTGCTGACCTCAGTACTTCGGGATCAAACACAGTGGGAAAGACCAGATGCTTTTAATCCTGAACATTTCCTCGATTCACAGGGAAAGTTTATCAAGAGAGATGCTTTCATGCCTTTTTCATTGG GTCGCCGGATGTGTGCTGGTGAGTCACTGGCCAAGATGgagcttttccttttctttaccaGCCTCATGCAAAAGTTCACCTTCCGGCCACCCTCCGGTGTGTCCCATCTGGATCTGGACCTCACCCCAGACATTGGCTTTACCACCCGACCAATGCCTCACACCATATGCGCTCTGCCTCGAGCCTAG